The Deltaproteobacteria bacterium genome has a segment encoding these proteins:
- a CDS encoding Fic family protein, giving the protein MITLRLFSHEFESVPAATSWYLADLGEARGKQELFTRQSPQRLKVLREHALIESAVSSNRIEGVEVDQSRIATIVFGRPLLRDRDEEEVRGYRQALTWIHGQGERIPISEETILKLHRMTRGEIRDAGKYKEKDGDIIEKFPDGRSRVRFKTVPAKDTPICLRDLVELYNDAVKDRKVPPLVLLAAFNLDFLCIHPFRDANGRVSRLLMLLQCYHLGIEVGRYVSLERLIEQDKERYYETLQQSSQGWHEGKHNPWPYINYLLSILKTAYREFEDRLGRTKAPRGAKTELIEKAVRDFSAEFSVNDLERACPGVSRDMIRRVLRNLQAKGDVECIGRGPGALWRKREKR; this is encoded by the coding sequence ATGATCACTCTTCGGCTTTTTTCCCACGAGTTCGAGTCGGTTCCTGCCGCCACTTCCTGGTACCTCGCCGATCTCGGCGAGGCGCGTGGAAAACAGGAATTGTTCACCCGCCAGTCGCCGCAACGTCTCAAGGTTCTTCGGGAGCACGCGCTCATTGAAAGCGCTGTTTCGTCAAACCGGATCGAGGGCGTGGAAGTCGATCAATCCAGAATCGCCACCATCGTTTTCGGCCGACCTCTGCTGCGGGACCGTGACGAGGAGGAAGTGCGGGGGTACCGGCAGGCCCTGACATGGATTCATGGGCAGGGCGAAAGAATTCCGATATCGGAAGAAACCATTTTAAAACTTCACCGCATGACACGCGGGGAGATCCGGGATGCCGGAAAATACAAGGAAAAAGACGGCGACATCATAGAAAAGTTTCCGGATGGCAGGTCTCGAGTCCGCTTCAAAACGGTTCCGGCTAAGGACACGCCCATCTGCCTGCGGGATCTTGTCGAATTGTACAATGATGCCGTCAAGGATCGAAAAGTCCCACCTCTTGTACTTTTAGCCGCCTTCAACCTGGATTTTCTGTGCATCCATCCGTTTCGAGACGCCAACGGTCGGGTATCCCGGCTTCTGATGCTCCTGCAATGTTACCATCTCGGGATCGAGGTCGGACGATATGTCAGCCTGGAGCGCCTTATTGAACAGGACAAGGAACGATACTACGAAACCCTTCAGCAAAGCTCCCAGGGCTGGCATGAGGGCAAGCACAACCCGTGGCCATATATCAATTATCTCTTGTCGATTTTGAAAACGGCCTACAGAGAATTTGAGGATCGTTTGGGCCGGACCAAAGCTCCACGAGGCGCTAAAACGGAATTGATCGAAAAGGCCGTGAGGGATTTTTCTGCTGAGTTTTCGGTTAATGATTTGGAGAGAGCCTGTCCGGGTGTAAGCCGGGATATGATCCGCAGAGTCCTTCGGAATCTCCAGGCCAAGGGTGACGTCGAATGTATCGGGCGAGGCCCCGGTGCTCTATGGCGTAAAAGGGAAAAGAGGTAA
- a CDS encoding DUF1156 domain-containing protein, with protein sequence MIPKECKRLAEVDFPIAVVSKHSAREKSIRHGHPSTLHLWWARRPLAACRAMLMALLLPDPCDPLCPGGFKASAKESLLHMPGWNTPRLNEQVKSDEGLRKALLAFIGDFADWTNSANNHFLTTARALVKAAHPEDTPLVVDPFAGGGSIPLEALRLGCEAFASDLNPVACLILKVMLEDIPRHGPELAEELRRVGGEIKKQAEKELAEFYPRDPDDADPIAYLWARTVKCESPNCGAEIPLMRSFWLCKKASRKRALKLKVVRPEAGPPHVEFDIFDPKTDKDVRGGTVTRAKATCPCCNMVLPPERVRAQLSEQRGGADVVFDTNGKRIGGARMLAVVTLYPGIQGRNYRLPTARDYEAVGKAEKRLTSILDEWENGGKKGLCPVPDEPTPAGGGSGAGRAFSVQRYGMLQWGNLFTARQKMALRTVARAAYDRPQTRDDAIRSTMAMVVGRCADYGSSGVIWAEAGEFVAHTFGRQALPIVWDFAEAVPWSDSSGNLDGAIDWTARVIEAWPGSNAGQLQSADATQHPLPDEAAQVWFTDPPYYDAVPYADLSDYFLVWLKRALSGHPLLRDPFDPANPLASKIREAVQDETKRVNGQPKDRAWFEETMAKAFSEGRRVLHGDGVGSVVFAHKTTEGWEALLTGMIRGGWTITGSWPIATERPGRLRSQNSAALATSVHLVCRPRPDDAPVGDWGDVLRELPKRVGDWMERLQGENIRGADLVFACIGPALEIFSRYRKVETADGSEVKLAEYLEKVWEVVGRTALEQILGTAEARARNGMAGVLEEDARLTALFLWTLQSTNGNGEVKKVKGKSADEEDEAGDIGDDEEETTKGKTKGYSLVFDVVRRFAQPLGIDLPKWEGRVIETKKGVVRLMAVSERAKQLFGSAGMESVVEDLFAPNHSTQMILPGLEEMAAQRQQKPKGRGRKIIIDDPGRIDASATTLDRVHAAMLLQAGGQANALRMLIKSEQDRGPDFLRLANALSALYPSGSEEKRLLDAMLLAAPR encoded by the coding sequence ATGATCCCCAAAGAATGTAAACGCCTGGCTGAAGTGGATTTCCCCATTGCCGTGGTTTCGAAGCACTCGGCACGGGAAAAGTCCATCCGCCATGGTCATCCTTCGACGCTTCACCTCTGGTGGGCGCGCCGGCCGCTTGCGGCTTGCCGGGCGATGCTCATGGCGCTTTTGCTGCCCGATCCCTGCGACCCGCTTTGCCCCGGGGGGTTCAAAGCGAGTGCGAAGGAATCCCTGCTCCACATGCCGGGCTGGAACACCCCTCGCTTGAACGAACAGGTGAAGTCCGACGAGGGTCTGCGCAAAGCGCTTCTCGCGTTCATCGGAGATTTTGCCGATTGGACAAACTCGGCGAACAATCATTTTCTGACCACGGCCCGCGCGCTGGTCAAGGCGGCCCACCCCGAGGATACACCGCTGGTGGTGGACCCGTTCGCCGGGGGCGGGTCGATTCCCCTGGAGGCTTTGCGGCTTGGGTGCGAAGCCTTTGCCAGCGACCTCAATCCAGTGGCCTGTCTCATTCTCAAGGTCATGCTGGAGGATATCCCGCGCCATGGCCCGGAGCTTGCCGAGGAACTGCGACGGGTCGGAGGAGAAATCAAGAAACAGGCCGAGAAGGAATTGGCCGAGTTCTACCCCCGCGATCCTGATGATGCTGATCCGATCGCTTATCTTTGGGCGAGAACGGTCAAATGCGAGTCCCCAAACTGCGGAGCTGAGATTCCGCTCATGCGGTCGTTCTGGCTTTGCAAGAAAGCGAGCCGGAAACGAGCACTTAAGTTGAAGGTTGTGCGGCCGGAAGCCGGGCCTCCACACGTTGAGTTCGATATCTTCGATCCGAAAACAGATAAGGATGTACGTGGAGGAACGGTTACCCGAGCCAAGGCCACATGCCCTTGCTGCAATATGGTGTTGCCGCCGGAAAGAGTCCGCGCCCAGCTTTCCGAACAGCGGGGCGGGGCTGACGTGGTATTTGACACCAACGGTAAGCGTATCGGTGGCGCTCGGATGCTTGCCGTTGTCACGCTGTATCCGGGTATTCAGGGGCGGAACTATCGGCTTCCCACAGCGCGTGATTACGAGGCCGTCGGGAAGGCAGAGAAACGACTCACGTCGATTCTGGACGAATGGGAAAATGGGGGGAAAAAAGGGCTTTGCCCCGTGCCGGATGAGCCGACCCCTGCCGGTGGCGGCTCTGGTGCGGGTCGTGCATTCAGCGTTCAGCGCTATGGCATGCTCCAGTGGGGCAACCTCTTCACTGCAAGACAGAAGATGGCGCTGAGGACCGTTGCGCGTGCAGCATACGACCGACCCCAAACAAGAGACGATGCAATCCGCTCGACGATGGCTATGGTCGTCGGCCGATGCGCAGACTACGGAAGCTCAGGTGTCATCTGGGCTGAGGCCGGAGAATTTGTGGCTCATACCTTCGGACGCCAGGCACTGCCTATTGTTTGGGACTTTGCGGAAGCTGTGCCGTGGTCTGACTCATCTGGTAATCTTGATGGTGCAATCGATTGGACCGCGCGCGTTATTGAGGCATGGCCGGGCTCGAATGCTGGCCAACTGCAATCCGCAGATGCAACACAGCATCCCTTACCTGACGAGGCAGCGCAGGTATGGTTCACCGATCCACCTTACTATGATGCAGTCCCCTATGCCGACCTCTCAGATTATTTCCTTGTCTGGTTGAAGCGCGCGCTATCGGGCCACCCACTCCTCCGTGATCCCTTCGATCCGGCCAATCCGCTCGCTTCCAAAATACGTGAAGCCGTCCAAGACGAGACGAAGCGGGTGAACGGCCAGCCCAAAGACCGCGCATGGTTCGAGGAAACGATGGCCAAGGCATTTTCCGAAGGTCGCCGAGTGCTACATGGGGATGGTGTGGGCTCCGTGGTCTTCGCCCACAAGACAACCGAGGGCTGGGAGGCGCTACTCACCGGCATGATACGTGGCGGGTGGACAATCACAGGTTCATGGCCCATTGCCACAGAGCGCCCTGGCAGACTTCGATCCCAGAACTCCGCCGCTCTCGCGACCAGTGTTCACCTTGTTTGCCGCCCGCGTCCCGACGACGCACCAGTGGGCGATTGGGGCGACGTGCTCCGTGAGCTTCCCAAACGCGTAGGCGACTGGATGGAACGGCTCCAGGGGGAGAACATTCGCGGAGCGGATCTCGTCTTCGCCTGCATAGGTCCTGCATTGGAGATATTCAGCCGGTACCGGAAGGTTGAGACTGCCGACGGCAGTGAAGTCAAGCTCGCCGAATACCTGGAAAAGGTCTGGGAGGTTGTAGGGCGAACGGCCCTCGAACAAATTCTCGGCACAGCAGAAGCTCGGGCTCGAAACGGTATGGCCGGTGTTCTGGAAGAGGATGCGCGCTTGACGGCGCTTTTCCTCTGGACGCTGCAATCGACAAATGGGAATGGGGAAGTAAAAAAGGTAAAAGGCAAAAGTGCGGATGAAGAAGACGAGGCTGGTGATATAGGTGACGATGAAGAAGAAACCACGAAGGGTAAGACTAAAGGCTACAGCCTGGTCTTCGACGTGGTCCGTCGTTTTGCGCAGCCTTTGGGCATCGATCTTCCCAAGTGGGAAGGCCGTGTCATCGAGACGAAAAAAGGCGTGGTCCGGCTCATGGCGGTTTCAGAACGGGCAAAGCAGCTTTTTGGCTCAGCAGGCATGGAATCTGTCGTGGAAGATCTGTTTGCCCCCAACCACAGCACTCAGATGATACTTCCCGGACTGGAGGAGATGGCAGCCCAAAGGCAGCAAAAACCAAAAGGCCGGGGCAGGAAAATAATCATTGACGACCCAGGGCGGATCGATGCTTCGGCCACAACCCTCGACCGGGTTCATGCCGCAATGCTGCTCCAGGCCGGTGGGCAGGCCAATGCTTTGCGGATGCTCATTAAATCCGAGCAGGATCGCGGTCCGGACTTCCTGCGCCTCGCCAACGCCCTGTCCGCGCTCTACCCGTCGGGGAGTGAGGAGAAACGATTACTGGACGCCATGCTCCTGGCGGCACCGAGATGA
- a CDS encoding ADP-ribosylglycohydrolase family protein: MTSSLRQAEMLDRTQGCLLGQLAGDALGSLVEFQTPEQIRREYPQGVRKLADGGTWNTIAGQPTDDSEMALALARMLADQGRYDPEEARKNYIFWLDSGPVDCGVTVAGGLRGRPNPDSQANGAMMRISPLGIFGANHDLAYVAEWARQDAAITHPHPVCREANALFTMAIAHAIRQGCDGRDLYGQIVTWTEDMKVDGTLREAVRGAAESPPADYVHQQGWVLTAFRNALWQLLHAPNLEEAVVDTVMRGGDTDTNAAICGALLGAVHGRKAVPGQWVDSLLNCRPEAGRPNVLRPRPECFWPVDALELAKRLLVFDQQDTGNGA; this comes from the coding sequence ATGACTAGTTCGTTGCGCCAAGCAGAGATGTTGGATCGTACCCAAGGCTGTCTCCTCGGACAGCTCGCCGGTGATGCGTTGGGAAGCCTGGTCGAATTTCAGACCCCAGAACAGATTCGACGGGAATATCCCCAGGGCGTCCGCAAACTTGCCGACGGGGGCACCTGGAACACGATTGCCGGGCAACCGACCGACGATTCCGAGATGGCGCTTGCGCTGGCCCGCATGCTGGCGGATCAGGGAAGGTACGATCCCGAGGAAGCCAGAAAAAACTACATCTTTTGGCTGGACTCCGGTCCCGTCGATTGCGGTGTGACCGTCGCCGGCGGCCTGCGGGGTCGTCCCAATCCGGACAGCCAGGCCAACGGCGCGATGATGCGTATCAGCCCGCTGGGCATCTTCGGAGCCAACCATGATTTGGCGTATGTAGCCGAGTGGGCGCGGCAGGACGCGGCGATCACCCATCCCCATCCGGTCTGCCGGGAAGCCAACGCATTGTTCACGATGGCCATTGCCCATGCCATCCGCCAGGGGTGCGATGGCCGAGATCTGTACGGGCAGATCGTGACCTGGACGGAAGACATGAAGGTGGATGGAACCCTCCGGGAAGCGGTCCGAGGGGCCGCCGAATCTCCTCCCGCCGACTATGTCCACCAGCAGGGGTGGGTGCTGACGGCATTCCGCAACGCCCTGTGGCAGCTCCTGCATGCTCCGAATCTGGAGGAAGCCGTGGTGGACACCGTCATGCGCGGCGGAGACACGGACACCAACGCCGCCATCTGTGGCGCCCTGCTGGGTGCCGTGCACGGCCGGAAGGCCGTTCCCGGCCAATGGGTCGACTCCCTGCTCAATTGTCGCCCGGAAGCTGGACGACCAAATGTGCTCCGTCCCCGGCCCGAGTGTTTCTGGCCCGTGGACGCGTTGGAACTTGCAAAGCGATTGCTCGTGTTCGATCAGCAGGATACGGGTAATGGGGCATGA
- a CDS encoding ATP-binding protein, whose product MEPWYKIATPRKEVRQGRSFNPDEFAIHLEQVIAGTAPEDYREPDKFFARTCFTRALREHAGMVLRRLSGETVNTAPVMTLITQFGGGKTHTLAALYHLATHGEQAAEYPGVGELLAGAGIKTVPATRVAAFVGNAWDPREGRETPWIDVASQLAGNEGVKELGDAAKTTPPGTEALARVFKAAGGPVLLLFDEVLNFLNRHRGMADQFHAFIQNLTVATTGVTQGAAVISLPRSQVEMTDWDMQWQEKITKVVRRVAKDLIANDEAEISEVVRRRLFEDIGSERVRKAICKRYADWCFERRAQLPPEWTAVDSATTETKAREYLRGRFEVCYPFHPATLSVFQRKWLALSQYQQTRGTLAMLAQWISWAYRTGFTEARREPLITLGSAPLEVPEFRSVVLGQLGESRLVAAIDSDISGAQSHARSLDVDTKGALRNIHRRVATTILFESSGGQIDKVAHLPELRFALGEPEVDTTSVDTAAFSLEDKSYFIRRVGSDGFKISHQATMKKVVSDRRASLDEETEIRPTMRGLVQKEFERGISLPIAFFPVDGTSVQDTPKLTLVVVEPESEWTGNGPLRLQISEWTRQRGKSPRLYPGSLVWCIRKPGRDFREKVELWLAWKRVAREVAEGTLGGDFDRDDRAELRGKLSDAEEAAKDEVWGGYRFVVIADQREPDGLKTIDLGAGHSSGSETLCGRIITALKSQALLNESVGAGYIERNWPPALRESGAWPLSSLRQSFLNGSLTRLLDPDTLLRSKIVEFVSRGDFGLASGLRPDGSYERVLFSEFTDPADVTFESGVFLLLKAKAIELKAPPEPVPPSSPELVSTPAPVPPPGPGPGSEPEPAPNLGTKVFRIHGDVPPEIWNRLGTRILPKLRSGTDLKIGIDFSVTIDRQLERTFEADLKQILEDLGLSGLVQFE is encoded by the coding sequence ATGGAACCTTGGTATAAAATCGCAACACCGCGCAAGGAAGTCCGACAGGGCCGCTCGTTCAACCCGGATGAATTCGCCATCCACCTCGAGCAGGTCATCGCCGGGACGGCTCCGGAAGATTACCGGGAACCGGATAAATTCTTTGCGCGCACCTGCTTCACAAGGGCGTTGCGTGAACACGCCGGCATGGTGCTGCGTCGGCTCTCCGGCGAGACGGTGAACACCGCACCGGTCATGACCTTGATCACCCAATTCGGCGGCGGTAAAACCCACACACTCGCGGCGCTTTATCACCTGGCAACCCATGGGGAGCAAGCGGCGGAATACCCAGGCGTCGGAGAACTGCTTGCGGGAGCCGGCATCAAAACCGTGCCGGCGACGCGTGTCGCCGCGTTTGTAGGCAATGCCTGGGACCCCCGGGAGGGACGGGAAACGCCCTGGATCGATGTGGCATCGCAGCTTGCCGGGAATGAAGGTGTCAAGGAACTTGGTGACGCGGCCAAAACGACACCGCCGGGGACTGAGGCACTTGCCCGTGTTTTTAAGGCGGCGGGCGGACCGGTGCTTCTTCTTTTCGACGAGGTTCTGAACTTTCTAAACCGCCATCGCGGAATGGCGGATCAGTTCCATGCCTTCATTCAGAACCTGACTGTGGCCACCACCGGCGTCACACAGGGCGCGGCGGTGATCAGCCTGCCGCGCAGCCAAGTCGAGATGACCGACTGGGATATGCAGTGGCAGGAAAAGATCACGAAGGTCGTTCGCCGGGTGGCGAAAGACCTCATCGCGAATGATGAAGCCGAGATCAGCGAAGTGGTGCGCCGGAGGCTTTTTGAGGACATCGGCAGCGAACGGGTTCGTAAAGCTATTTGCAAAAGATATGCAGACTGGTGCTTCGAGCGTCGCGCCCAGCTTCCGCCGGAATGGACGGCAGTGGACAGCGCCACCACAGAAACCAAGGCCCGGGAATACCTGCGCGGTCGTTTTGAAGTCTGCTATCCGTTCCATCCGGCGACCCTTTCTGTCTTTCAGCGCAAGTGGCTGGCCCTTTCGCAGTATCAGCAGACCCGCGGGACCCTCGCCATGCTTGCACAATGGATATCCTGGGCATATCGCACAGGGTTCACTGAAGCCCGGCGAGAGCCGCTGATTACCCTTGGGTCAGCGCCTTTGGAAGTCCCGGAGTTTCGGAGCGTTGTGCTCGGACAGCTTGGCGAATCCCGGCTTGTGGCTGCTATCGATTCTGACATTTCCGGAGCACAGTCTCACGCCAGATCGCTGGATGTGGATACAAAGGGCGCATTACGGAACATTCACCGACGCGTAGCAACAACTATACTGTTTGAGTCCTCAGGCGGACAGATTGACAAGGTGGCACACCTGCCGGAGCTGAGGTTCGCCCTTGGGGAGCCGGAAGTCGATACGACATCTGTGGACACGGCCGCCTTTTCTCTCGAAGACAAGTCATACTTTATCCGGCGTGTCGGTTCGGACGGTTTTAAAATCAGCCACCAGGCGACCATGAAGAAGGTGGTGAGCGACCGCCGGGCTTCACTGGACGAAGAAACAGAAATCAGGCCGACGATGAGGGGTCTGGTTCAGAAAGAGTTTGAGCGAGGGATCAGCCTTCCCATTGCGTTCTTTCCGGTAGATGGGACTTCCGTACAGGACACGCCGAAGCTCACACTCGTTGTGGTCGAGCCGGAGTCCGAATGGACGGGCAACGGCCCGCTGCGATTGCAGATATCGGAATGGACCAGGCAGCGAGGAAAGTCACCGAGGCTCTACCCGGGATCGCTTGTGTGGTGCATAAGAAAGCCCGGGCGCGATTTCAGGGAAAAGGTGGAGTTGTGGCTCGCCTGGAAGCGCGTGGCCAGGGAGGTCGCAGAAGGAACGCTCGGCGGGGACTTTGACCGCGATGATCGGGCCGAACTTCGCGGCAAGTTATCTGATGCTGAAGAGGCCGCCAAGGACGAGGTCTGGGGCGGATATCGATTTGTCGTCATCGCTGACCAGCGGGAGCCTGATGGTCTTAAGACCATCGACCTGGGGGCCGGGCATTCAAGCGGCAGTGAAACGCTTTGCGGGCGTATCATCACGGCGCTGAAATCTCAGGCGCTGCTTAATGAATCCGTAGGGGCCGGCTACATTGAACGGAACTGGCCCCCGGCACTGAGGGAATCGGGCGCTTGGCCGCTTTCAAGCCTCAGGCAAAGCTTTCTGAATGGATCATTGACACGTCTTCTTGATCCGGACACACTCCTCAGAAGCAAAATCGTCGAGTTCGTTTCAAGGGGTGATTTTGGCTTAGCCTCGGGCCTGAGACCTGACGGCAGCTATGAACGCGTGCTCTTCAGCGAGTTTACCGATCCAGCGGACGTCACCTTTGAATCCGGTGTCTTCCTTCTTCTGAAGGCCAAGGCGATTGAATTGAAGGCCCCACCAGAACCTGTTCCACCTAGCAGTCCAGAACTGGTGTCGACACCGGCGCCGGTGCCGCCGCCCGGGCCCGGACCTGGATCGGAGCCGGAACCTGCACCAAACCTTGGCACAAAGGTATTTCGGATTCATGGAGATGTCCCGCCCGAAATCTGGAACCGCCTTGGGACCAGGATTCTGCCCAAGCTGCGGAGTGGCACGGACCTGAAAATCGGTATTGATTTTTCAGTAACCATCGACCGGCAGCTCGAAAGAACCTTCGAAGCCGATCTCAAGCAGATACTCGAAGACCTCGGCTTATCAGGGCTGGTTCAGTTCGAATAG
- a CDS encoding AAA family ATPase: MIFCRVGLKNWKNFANAEVAIQDRTFLVGPNASGKSNFLDAFRFLRDLASPGGGFQESIERRGGVTALRCLAARRDSYVGLSVELRDPSNTSKWEYEITFNQTKQRRPILRKERVAFNGEVLLDRPNDEDRYDEARLSQTYLEQVNVNRPFRDLTTFFSSIRYLHIVPQLVREPDRSVGRSDDPFGGDFLEQIAKTPEKTRNARMRRIKNALHVAVPQLQEIELERDTRGTPHLRGKFQHWRPRGAWQTEEQLSDGTLRLMGLLWAVMEGSGPLLLEEPELSLHPEIIRLLPQMFARIQRRTARQILISTHSPDLLRDDGIGLDEVLLFIPEKEGTVVSTAAAHQDIPSLLQGGLSLADVVIPKTRPEESQQLALFGDI; the protein is encoded by the coding sequence CTGATATTTTGTCGCGTAGGTCTCAAGAACTGGAAAAATTTCGCCAATGCGGAGGTGGCTATCCAGGATCGCACTTTTTTGGTGGGACCGAATGCTTCCGGGAAATCGAATTTTTTGGACGCGTTCCGGTTTCTAAGAGATCTCGCTTCACCCGGCGGAGGATTTCAAGAATCCATCGAACGCCGCGGGGGCGTCACGGCTCTTCGTTGCCTAGCTGCCCGGCGCGACTCATATGTCGGGTTGTCTGTTGAACTCAGAGACCCAAGTAATACTTCAAAATGGGAATACGAGATCACATTCAACCAAACTAAACAGCGACGTCCGATCCTTCGAAAAGAACGAGTGGCCTTCAACGGAGAGGTTCTTCTGGACCGCCCCAATGATGAAGACCGTTACGACGAAGCCAGATTATCACAGACCTACCTTGAGCAGGTAAACGTGAATCGACCCTTCCGCGATCTGACAACATTTTTTTCATCCATCCGTTACCTCCATATCGTCCCTCAGCTTGTGAGAGAGCCCGATCGCTCCGTCGGCCGTTCTGATGATCCGTTTGGAGGAGATTTCCTAGAGCAGATTGCAAAGACACCTGAAAAGACCCGCAATGCGCGAATGCGCCGAATAAAAAACGCTCTTCACGTTGCCGTCCCTCAGCTTCAGGAAATCGAACTCGAACGCGATACCCGTGGGACGCCCCACTTGCGGGGAAAATTTCAGCACTGGCGGCCACGAGGCGCATGGCAGACCGAGGAACAACTCTCGGACGGCACCTTGCGTCTTATGGGTCTTTTATGGGCGGTAATGGAGGGAAGCGGTCCGCTGCTTCTCGAAGAACCCGAACTTTCCCTTCATCCCGAAATCATACGGTTGTTGCCACAAATGTTCGCCCGCATTCAGCGGCGCACAGCCAGACAAATCCTCATCAGCACCCATTCACCCGATCTGCTCCGTGATGATGGGATCGGTTTAGATGAGGTGCTGCTTTTCATCCCGGAAAAGGAAGGTACTGTTGTATCCACGGCCGCGGCGCATCAGGACATCCCATCGCTCCTCCAAGGTGGGCTCTCCCTTGCCGATGTCGTAATTCCCAAGACACGGCCGGAGGAATCACAACAATTGGCGCTGTTCGGGGATATCTGA